The following coding sequences lie in one Eschrichtius robustus isolate mEscRob2 chromosome 10, mEscRob2.pri, whole genome shotgun sequence genomic window:
- the SMIM27 gene encoding small integral membrane protein 27, translated as MKPVSRRTLDRIYSALLLAVVLLSWGYVIYASTVAARRQLSKKYPKSSG; from the exons ATGAAGCCAGTGAGTCGCCGCACCCTGGACCGGATTTATTCAGCG TTGCTCCTCGCGGTCGTATTGCTCTCCTGGGGATACGTCATCTATGCATCAACTGTAGCTGCACGACGACAGCTAAGCAAGAAATACCCAAAATCTTCGGGATGA
- the TOPORS gene encoding E3 ubiquitin-protein ligase Topors isoform X3 gives MIMASAAKEFKMDNFSPKAGTSKLQQTVPADASPDSKCPICLDRFDNVSYLDRCLHKFCFRCVQEWSKNKAECPLCKQPFDSIFHSVRAEDDFKEYVLRPSYNGSFVTPDVRRFRYRTTMTRERSASIYSPNSTMNRRTTTPPDSGVIFEGLGISARARDGEIPPFMRQMAIRRPATADERSLRKIQEQDIINFRRTLYRAGARVRNIEDGGRYRDISAEFFRRNPACLHRLVPWLKRELTVLFGAHGSLVNIVQHIIMSNVTRYDLESQAFVSDLRPFLLNRTEHFIHEFISFARSPFNMAAFDQHANYDCPAPSYEEGSHSDSSVITISPDEAETQELDVNVATVSQAPWDDETPGPSYSSSEQVHAAMSSLLNTSDSSDEELVTGRATSQMQAVQTNDNINNDSDSSSDNCVIVGFVKPLAERTPELVELSSDSEELGSYEKMETVKAQEQEQSYSSGDSDVSRCSSPHSILGKDEQINKGHCDSGTRIKSKKEEKRSVSLSSPRDLSSSIRGDRVYSPYTRRHRRRGRSRSSDSCSQGRSGHDQKNRRKHHGKKRMKSKRSRSRESSRPRGRRDKKRSRTRDSSWSRRSQTLSLSSESTSRSRSRSSDRGKRRSRSRNRDRYYLRNNYGSRYKWEYTYYSRNKDRDGYESSYRRRTLSRAHYSRQSSSPEFRIQSFSERTNARKKNNHGERKYYYYERHRSRSLSSTRSKTASTGPDRVRNEKPGGKRKYKTRHLEGSNDVAQPSREFASKVKEGHYSKSSSKLGGSYKNESDSFSDSRSSDRETKHKRRKRTRSLSVEIVYEGKATDTTRYHKKKKKKHKRKHKKHHGDNASRSPVVITIDSDSDKDSEVKEDTERDLSGPQDPLQNEFLVPSLEPFETKDVVTIEDEFGVLGKECDITTLNNNLNNANKTVDNISPQAASIEQTLDVREENTFASDLESQPSNVSYQIESSRRLPSPRISLMSVSLGRDHDMS, from the exons ATG aTAATGGCATCAGCCGCTAAGGAATTTAAAATGGACAACTTTTCACCTAAAGCTGGCACTAGCAAATTGCAACAGACAGTACCAGCTGATGCATCTCCTGATTCTAAGTGTCCTATATGCTTGGATAGGTTTGATAATGTGTCTTACTTAGATCGCTGTTTACATAAGTTCTGTTTTCGCTGTGTACAGGAGTGGTCAAAAAACAAAGCTGAATGTCCACTATGTAAACAGCCCTTTGATTCTATTTTCCATTCTGTGAGGGCAGAAGACGACTTCAAGGAGTATGTACTAAGGCCTTCGTACAATGGTTCTTTTGTTACCCCTGATGTTCGACGATTCCGCTATCGTACAACTATGACAAGGGAACGAAGTGCTTCTATTTATTCACCTAACAGTACCATGAATAGAAGAACAACAACTCCACCAGATAGTGGAGTAATATTTGAAGGGTTAGGCATTTCAGCAAGAGCTAGAGATGGTGAAATTCCTCCATTTATGAGACAGATGGCAATAAGGAGGCCAGCTACTGCAGATGAAAGATCTTTGCGGAAAATTCAAGAACAGGATATTATTAATTTTAGGAGAACTCTCTATCGTGCTGGTGCTCGAGTTAGAAATATTGAAGATGGTGGCCGCTATAGGGATATTTCAGCTGAATTTTTCCGTAGAAATCCGGCTTGCCTTCACAGATTAGTCCCCTGGTTAAAACGTGAACTCACAGTTCTCTTTGGAGCTCATGGATCATTAGTGAATATTGTCCAGCATATCATCATGAGTAATGTTACTCGCTATGACTTGGAGAGTCAGGCATTTGTGTCTGATTTAAGGCCATTTTTACTTAATCGGACTGAGCATTTTATACACGAATTTATCAGTTTTGCCCGATCTCCATTTAACATGGCAGCCTTTGACCAGCATGCAAATTATGATTGTCCTGCTCCTTCATATGAAGAAGGTAGCCATTCTGATTCTTCGGTCATAACAATATCTCCCGATGAAGCAGAGACCCAAGAGCTGGATGTTAATGTAGCTACTGTTAGTCAGGCACCATGGGATGATGAAACTCCAGGGCCATCTTATTCAAGCTCAGAGCAGGTACATGCTGCCATGTCTTCCCTTTTAAATACTTCCGACAGTTCAGATGAAGAACTTGTAACAGGAAGAGCCACATCTCAGATGCAAGCAGTACAAACCAATGACAACATAAATAACGACAGTGATTCTTCTTCAGATAATTGTGTCATTGTTGGGTTTGTTAAACCACTAGCTGAGAGGACCCCAGAACTTGTTGAACTGTCCTCTGATTCTGAGGAGTTAGGTTCCTACGAGAAAATGGAGACCGTGAAGGCACAAGAACAAGAGCAGTCTTACAGTTCTGGTGATAGTGATGTTAGTAGATGTTCATCTCCACACTCTATCCTTGGAAaggatgaacaaataaataaaggtcATTGTGATTCTGGTACAAGAATCAAatcaaagaaggaagagaaacggTCTGTATCATTGTCCTCTCCCAGAGACCTGAGCTCATCCATCAGAGGAGACAGGGTATATTCCCCATATACCCGCAGACACAGAAGGAGGGGAAGATCCAGAAGTTCAgattcatgttcccagggtagGAGTGGGCATGATCAGAAGAATCGTAGGAAGCATCAtgggaagaaaagaatgaaaagcaaacGATCCAGAAGCAGGGAGAGTAGCAGACCTAGAGGCAGAAGAGACAAAAAGAGATCAAGAACTAGAGATAGCAGTTGGTCAAGAAGAAGCCAAACTCTGTCTCTAAGTAGTGAAAGCACAAGCAGATCAAGATCTCGTAGCAGTGATCGTGGTAAAAGAAGATCACGGAGCAGAAATCGAGATCGTtactatttaagaaataattatgGAAGCAGATATAAGTGGGAATATACTTACTATAGTAGAAACAAGGACAGGGATGGCTACGAATCATCTTACAGGAGGAGGACTCTGTCCAGAGCTCACTATTCCAGACAATCTTCAAGTCCAGAATTTAGAATTCAGTCTTTTTCTGAAAGAACAAAtgctaggaagaaaaataatcacGGTGAAAGGAAATATTACTACTATGAAAGGCATAGATCAAGGAGCCTATCTAGTACTAGATCAAAGACTGCATCTACAGGGCCTGACCGGGTGAGAAATGAAAAGCCTGGCGGGAAACGAAAATACAAAACACGGCATTTGGAGGGTTCTAACGATGTGGCCCAACCATCTCGGGAATTTGCTTCTAAAGTAAAGGAAGGTCATTACTCAAAATCTTCATCAAAATTGGGTGGAAGCTACAAAAATGAGAGTGACAGCTTTTCAGATAGCCGATCAtcagacagagagacaaagcacaagagaagaaaaaggacccGGAGCTTAAGTGTAGAGATAGTTTATGAAGGGAAAGCTACCGATACAACTAGgtaccataaaaagaaaaagaaaaaacataagagGAAGCATAAGAAACACCATGGCGATAATGCTTCACGTTCCCCAGTTGTGATTACCATTGACAGTGACAGTGATAAGGATTCTGAAGTAAAGGAGGATACAGAACGTGACCTTAGTGGTCCTCAAGACCCTCTACAAAACGAATTTTTGGTTCCTTCCTTGGAACCATTTGAAACTAAAGATGTAGTTACAATAGAAGATGAATTTGGTGTCCTGGGCAAGGAGTGTGATATTACCACACTTAATAACAACTTGAATAATGCCAACAAAACTGTAGATAATATTTCACCCCAGGCAGCTTCAATTGAACAGACTCTTGATGTAAGAGAAGAGAACACCTTTGCCTCTGATTTGGAGAGCCAGCCCAGTAATGTCTCTTATCAGATTGAGTCATCAAGGCGATTGCCATCTCCACGGATATCATTAATGTCAGTGTCTCTTGGTAGAGACCATGATATGTCTTAA
- the TOPORS gene encoding E3 ubiquitin-protein ligase Topors isoform X1: MGSQQPPGSPLSREEGEAPLPTPAPEGRRRSRRVRLRGSCRHRPSFLGRRELATSSPAGPAPVSSEIMASAAKEFKMDNFSPKAGTSKLQQTVPADASPDSKCPICLDRFDNVSYLDRCLHKFCFRCVQEWSKNKAECPLCKQPFDSIFHSVRAEDDFKEYVLRPSYNGSFVTPDVRRFRYRTTMTRERSASIYSPNSTMNRRTTTPPDSGVIFEGLGISARARDGEIPPFMRQMAIRRPATADERSLRKIQEQDIINFRRTLYRAGARVRNIEDGGRYRDISAEFFRRNPACLHRLVPWLKRELTVLFGAHGSLVNIVQHIIMSNVTRYDLESQAFVSDLRPFLLNRTEHFIHEFISFARSPFNMAAFDQHANYDCPAPSYEEGSHSDSSVITISPDEAETQELDVNVATVSQAPWDDETPGPSYSSSEQVHAAMSSLLNTSDSSDEELVTGRATSQMQAVQTNDNINNDSDSSSDNCVIVGFVKPLAERTPELVELSSDSEELGSYEKMETVKAQEQEQSYSSGDSDVSRCSSPHSILGKDEQINKGHCDSGTRIKSKKEEKRSVSLSSPRDLSSSIRGDRVYSPYTRRHRRRGRSRSSDSCSQGRSGHDQKNRRKHHGKKRMKSKRSRSRESSRPRGRRDKKRSRTRDSSWSRRSQTLSLSSESTSRSRSRSSDRGKRRSRSRNRDRYYLRNNYGSRYKWEYTYYSRNKDRDGYESSYRRRTLSRAHYSRQSSSPEFRIQSFSERTNARKKNNHGERKYYYYERHRSRSLSSTRSKTASTGPDRVRNEKPGGKRKYKTRHLEGSNDVAQPSREFASKVKEGHYSKSSSKLGGSYKNESDSFSDSRSSDRETKHKRRKRTRSLSVEIVYEGKATDTTRYHKKKKKKHKRKHKKHHGDNASRSPVVITIDSDSDKDSEVKEDTERDLSGPQDPLQNEFLVPSLEPFETKDVVTIEDEFGVLGKECDITTLNNNLNNANKTVDNISPQAASIEQTLDVREENTFASDLESQPSNVSYQIESSRRLPSPRISLMSVSLGRDHDMS, translated from the exons ATG GGGTCGCAGCAGCCGCCGGGGTCTCCGCTGTCTCGCGAGGAGGGTGAAGCGCCCCTGCCTACTCCCGCTCCTGAGGGCCGGCGGAGAAGTCGCCGGGTTCGCCTTCGCGGGTCCTGCCGTCACCGACCCAGCTTTCTGGGCCGTCGGGAGCTTGCCACGAGCTCCCCAGCCGGGCCTGCGCCTGTATCCTCCGAG aTAATGGCATCAGCCGCTAAGGAATTTAAAATGGACAACTTTTCACCTAAAGCTGGCACTAGCAAATTGCAACAGACAGTACCAGCTGATGCATCTCCTGATTCTAAGTGTCCTATATGCTTGGATAGGTTTGATAATGTGTCTTACTTAGATCGCTGTTTACATAAGTTCTGTTTTCGCTGTGTACAGGAGTGGTCAAAAAACAAAGCTGAATGTCCACTATGTAAACAGCCCTTTGATTCTATTTTCCATTCTGTGAGGGCAGAAGACGACTTCAAGGAGTATGTACTAAGGCCTTCGTACAATGGTTCTTTTGTTACCCCTGATGTTCGACGATTCCGCTATCGTACAACTATGACAAGGGAACGAAGTGCTTCTATTTATTCACCTAACAGTACCATGAATAGAAGAACAACAACTCCACCAGATAGTGGAGTAATATTTGAAGGGTTAGGCATTTCAGCAAGAGCTAGAGATGGTGAAATTCCTCCATTTATGAGACAGATGGCAATAAGGAGGCCAGCTACTGCAGATGAAAGATCTTTGCGGAAAATTCAAGAACAGGATATTATTAATTTTAGGAGAACTCTCTATCGTGCTGGTGCTCGAGTTAGAAATATTGAAGATGGTGGCCGCTATAGGGATATTTCAGCTGAATTTTTCCGTAGAAATCCGGCTTGCCTTCACAGATTAGTCCCCTGGTTAAAACGTGAACTCACAGTTCTCTTTGGAGCTCATGGATCATTAGTGAATATTGTCCAGCATATCATCATGAGTAATGTTACTCGCTATGACTTGGAGAGTCAGGCATTTGTGTCTGATTTAAGGCCATTTTTACTTAATCGGACTGAGCATTTTATACACGAATTTATCAGTTTTGCCCGATCTCCATTTAACATGGCAGCCTTTGACCAGCATGCAAATTATGATTGTCCTGCTCCTTCATATGAAGAAGGTAGCCATTCTGATTCTTCGGTCATAACAATATCTCCCGATGAAGCAGAGACCCAAGAGCTGGATGTTAATGTAGCTACTGTTAGTCAGGCACCATGGGATGATGAAACTCCAGGGCCATCTTATTCAAGCTCAGAGCAGGTACATGCTGCCATGTCTTCCCTTTTAAATACTTCCGACAGTTCAGATGAAGAACTTGTAACAGGAAGAGCCACATCTCAGATGCAAGCAGTACAAACCAATGACAACATAAATAACGACAGTGATTCTTCTTCAGATAATTGTGTCATTGTTGGGTTTGTTAAACCACTAGCTGAGAGGACCCCAGAACTTGTTGAACTGTCCTCTGATTCTGAGGAGTTAGGTTCCTACGAGAAAATGGAGACCGTGAAGGCACAAGAACAAGAGCAGTCTTACAGTTCTGGTGATAGTGATGTTAGTAGATGTTCATCTCCACACTCTATCCTTGGAAaggatgaacaaataaataaaggtcATTGTGATTCTGGTACAAGAATCAAatcaaagaaggaagagaaacggTCTGTATCATTGTCCTCTCCCAGAGACCTGAGCTCATCCATCAGAGGAGACAGGGTATATTCCCCATATACCCGCAGACACAGAAGGAGGGGAAGATCCAGAAGTTCAgattcatgttcccagggtagGAGTGGGCATGATCAGAAGAATCGTAGGAAGCATCAtgggaagaaaagaatgaaaagcaaacGATCCAGAAGCAGGGAGAGTAGCAGACCTAGAGGCAGAAGAGACAAAAAGAGATCAAGAACTAGAGATAGCAGTTGGTCAAGAAGAAGCCAAACTCTGTCTCTAAGTAGTGAAAGCACAAGCAGATCAAGATCTCGTAGCAGTGATCGTGGTAAAAGAAGATCACGGAGCAGAAATCGAGATCGTtactatttaagaaataattatgGAAGCAGATATAAGTGGGAATATACTTACTATAGTAGAAACAAGGACAGGGATGGCTACGAATCATCTTACAGGAGGAGGACTCTGTCCAGAGCTCACTATTCCAGACAATCTTCAAGTCCAGAATTTAGAATTCAGTCTTTTTCTGAAAGAACAAAtgctaggaagaaaaataatcacGGTGAAAGGAAATATTACTACTATGAAAGGCATAGATCAAGGAGCCTATCTAGTACTAGATCAAAGACTGCATCTACAGGGCCTGACCGGGTGAGAAATGAAAAGCCTGGCGGGAAACGAAAATACAAAACACGGCATTTGGAGGGTTCTAACGATGTGGCCCAACCATCTCGGGAATTTGCTTCTAAAGTAAAGGAAGGTCATTACTCAAAATCTTCATCAAAATTGGGTGGAAGCTACAAAAATGAGAGTGACAGCTTTTCAGATAGCCGATCAtcagacagagagacaaagcacaagagaagaaaaaggacccGGAGCTTAAGTGTAGAGATAGTTTATGAAGGGAAAGCTACCGATACAACTAGgtaccataaaaagaaaaagaaaaaacataagagGAAGCATAAGAAACACCATGGCGATAATGCTTCACGTTCCCCAGTTGTGATTACCATTGACAGTGACAGTGATAAGGATTCTGAAGTAAAGGAGGATACAGAACGTGACCTTAGTGGTCCTCAAGACCCTCTACAAAACGAATTTTTGGTTCCTTCCTTGGAACCATTTGAAACTAAAGATGTAGTTACAATAGAAGATGAATTTGGTGTCCTGGGCAAGGAGTGTGATATTACCACACTTAATAACAACTTGAATAATGCCAACAAAACTGTAGATAATATTTCACCCCAGGCAGCTTCAATTGAACAGACTCTTGATGTAAGAGAAGAGAACACCTTTGCCTCTGATTTGGAGAGCCAGCCCAGTAATGTCTCTTATCAGATTGAGTCATCAAGGCGATTGCCATCTCCACGGATATCATTAATGTCAGTGTCTCTTGGTAGAGACCATGATATGTCTTAA
- the TOPORS gene encoding E3 ubiquitin-protein ligase Topors isoform X4: MASAAKEFKMDNFSPKAGTSKLQQTVPADASPDSKCPICLDRFDNVSYLDRCLHKFCFRCVQEWSKNKAECPLCKQPFDSIFHSVRAEDDFKEYVLRPSYNGSFVTPDVRRFRYRTTMTRERSASIYSPNSTMNRRTTTPPDSGVIFEGLGISARARDGEIPPFMRQMAIRRPATADERSLRKIQEQDIINFRRTLYRAGARVRNIEDGGRYRDISAEFFRRNPACLHRLVPWLKRELTVLFGAHGSLVNIVQHIIMSNVTRYDLESQAFVSDLRPFLLNRTEHFIHEFISFARSPFNMAAFDQHANYDCPAPSYEEGSHSDSSVITISPDEAETQELDVNVATVSQAPWDDETPGPSYSSSEQVHAAMSSLLNTSDSSDEELVTGRATSQMQAVQTNDNINNDSDSSSDNCVIVGFVKPLAERTPELVELSSDSEELGSYEKMETVKAQEQEQSYSSGDSDVSRCSSPHSILGKDEQINKGHCDSGTRIKSKKEEKRSVSLSSPRDLSSSIRGDRVYSPYTRRHRRRGRSRSSDSCSQGRSGHDQKNRRKHHGKKRMKSKRSRSRESSRPRGRRDKKRSRTRDSSWSRRSQTLSLSSESTSRSRSRSSDRGKRRSRSRNRDRYYLRNNYGSRYKWEYTYYSRNKDRDGYESSYRRRTLSRAHYSRQSSSPEFRIQSFSERTNARKKNNHGERKYYYYERHRSRSLSSTRSKTASTGPDRVRNEKPGGKRKYKTRHLEGSNDVAQPSREFASKVKEGHYSKSSSKLGGSYKNESDSFSDSRSSDRETKHKRRKRTRSLSVEIVYEGKATDTTRYHKKKKKKHKRKHKKHHGDNASRSPVVITIDSDSDKDSEVKEDTERDLSGPQDPLQNEFLVPSLEPFETKDVVTIEDEFGVLGKECDITTLNNNLNNANKTVDNISPQAASIEQTLDVREENTFASDLESQPSNVSYQIESSRRLPSPRISLMSVSLGRDHDMS; encoded by the coding sequence ATGGCATCAGCCGCTAAGGAATTTAAAATGGACAACTTTTCACCTAAAGCTGGCACTAGCAAATTGCAACAGACAGTACCAGCTGATGCATCTCCTGATTCTAAGTGTCCTATATGCTTGGATAGGTTTGATAATGTGTCTTACTTAGATCGCTGTTTACATAAGTTCTGTTTTCGCTGTGTACAGGAGTGGTCAAAAAACAAAGCTGAATGTCCACTATGTAAACAGCCCTTTGATTCTATTTTCCATTCTGTGAGGGCAGAAGACGACTTCAAGGAGTATGTACTAAGGCCTTCGTACAATGGTTCTTTTGTTACCCCTGATGTTCGACGATTCCGCTATCGTACAACTATGACAAGGGAACGAAGTGCTTCTATTTATTCACCTAACAGTACCATGAATAGAAGAACAACAACTCCACCAGATAGTGGAGTAATATTTGAAGGGTTAGGCATTTCAGCAAGAGCTAGAGATGGTGAAATTCCTCCATTTATGAGACAGATGGCAATAAGGAGGCCAGCTACTGCAGATGAAAGATCTTTGCGGAAAATTCAAGAACAGGATATTATTAATTTTAGGAGAACTCTCTATCGTGCTGGTGCTCGAGTTAGAAATATTGAAGATGGTGGCCGCTATAGGGATATTTCAGCTGAATTTTTCCGTAGAAATCCGGCTTGCCTTCACAGATTAGTCCCCTGGTTAAAACGTGAACTCACAGTTCTCTTTGGAGCTCATGGATCATTAGTGAATATTGTCCAGCATATCATCATGAGTAATGTTACTCGCTATGACTTGGAGAGTCAGGCATTTGTGTCTGATTTAAGGCCATTTTTACTTAATCGGACTGAGCATTTTATACACGAATTTATCAGTTTTGCCCGATCTCCATTTAACATGGCAGCCTTTGACCAGCATGCAAATTATGATTGTCCTGCTCCTTCATATGAAGAAGGTAGCCATTCTGATTCTTCGGTCATAACAATATCTCCCGATGAAGCAGAGACCCAAGAGCTGGATGTTAATGTAGCTACTGTTAGTCAGGCACCATGGGATGATGAAACTCCAGGGCCATCTTATTCAAGCTCAGAGCAGGTACATGCTGCCATGTCTTCCCTTTTAAATACTTCCGACAGTTCAGATGAAGAACTTGTAACAGGAAGAGCCACATCTCAGATGCAAGCAGTACAAACCAATGACAACATAAATAACGACAGTGATTCTTCTTCAGATAATTGTGTCATTGTTGGGTTTGTTAAACCACTAGCTGAGAGGACCCCAGAACTTGTTGAACTGTCCTCTGATTCTGAGGAGTTAGGTTCCTACGAGAAAATGGAGACCGTGAAGGCACAAGAACAAGAGCAGTCTTACAGTTCTGGTGATAGTGATGTTAGTAGATGTTCATCTCCACACTCTATCCTTGGAAaggatgaacaaataaataaaggtcATTGTGATTCTGGTACAAGAATCAAatcaaagaaggaagagaaacggTCTGTATCATTGTCCTCTCCCAGAGACCTGAGCTCATCCATCAGAGGAGACAGGGTATATTCCCCATATACCCGCAGACACAGAAGGAGGGGAAGATCCAGAAGTTCAgattcatgttcccagggtagGAGTGGGCATGATCAGAAGAATCGTAGGAAGCATCAtgggaagaaaagaatgaaaagcaaacGATCCAGAAGCAGGGAGAGTAGCAGACCTAGAGGCAGAAGAGACAAAAAGAGATCAAGAACTAGAGATAGCAGTTGGTCAAGAAGAAGCCAAACTCTGTCTCTAAGTAGTGAAAGCACAAGCAGATCAAGATCTCGTAGCAGTGATCGTGGTAAAAGAAGATCACGGAGCAGAAATCGAGATCGTtactatttaagaaataattatgGAAGCAGATATAAGTGGGAATATACTTACTATAGTAGAAACAAGGACAGGGATGGCTACGAATCATCTTACAGGAGGAGGACTCTGTCCAGAGCTCACTATTCCAGACAATCTTCAAGTCCAGAATTTAGAATTCAGTCTTTTTCTGAAAGAACAAAtgctaggaagaaaaataatcacGGTGAAAGGAAATATTACTACTATGAAAGGCATAGATCAAGGAGCCTATCTAGTACTAGATCAAAGACTGCATCTACAGGGCCTGACCGGGTGAGAAATGAAAAGCCTGGCGGGAAACGAAAATACAAAACACGGCATTTGGAGGGTTCTAACGATGTGGCCCAACCATCTCGGGAATTTGCTTCTAAAGTAAAGGAAGGTCATTACTCAAAATCTTCATCAAAATTGGGTGGAAGCTACAAAAATGAGAGTGACAGCTTTTCAGATAGCCGATCAtcagacagagagacaaagcacaagagaagaaaaaggacccGGAGCTTAAGTGTAGAGATAGTTTATGAAGGGAAAGCTACCGATACAACTAGgtaccataaaaagaaaaagaaaaaacataagagGAAGCATAAGAAACACCATGGCGATAATGCTTCACGTTCCCCAGTTGTGATTACCATTGACAGTGACAGTGATAAGGATTCTGAAGTAAAGGAGGATACAGAACGTGACCTTAGTGGTCCTCAAGACCCTCTACAAAACGAATTTTTGGTTCCTTCCTTGGAACCATTTGAAACTAAAGATGTAGTTACAATAGAAGATGAATTTGGTGTCCTGGGCAAGGAGTGTGATATTACCACACTTAATAACAACTTGAATAATGCCAACAAAACTGTAGATAATATTTCACCCCAGGCAGCTTCAATTGAACAGACTCTTGATGTAAGAGAAGAGAACACCTTTGCCTCTGATTTGGAGAGCCAGCCCAGTAATGTCTCTTATCAGATTGAGTCATCAAGGCGATTGCCATCTCCACGGATATCATTAATGTCAGTGTCTCTTGGTAGAGACCATGATATGTCTTAA